A stretch of Imperialibacter roseus DNA encodes these proteins:
- a CDS encoding DUF4386 domain-containing protein, with protein sequence MNSNKKMARIAGFLYLIIFITAGFSEGYVRAGVMVTGDAAATAQNIVASEGLFRLGFAADLVAFLCDLVVSVLLYQLLKPVNKTLSLTAALLRLLAHPAIASVNLLNHYMALQLLDGSDYLSVFSPDQLNALALFFLNMHTVGYLIAGAFFGLHCVLLGYLIIKSDGFPAWLGTMIIIAALGYLINSFGNFLAPGHEELFDNIVVGPAVLAEMSLCLWLLIKGVSVRKMTSKAIVA encoded by the coding sequence ATGAACTCAAATAAAAAAATGGCAAGGATCGCCGGATTTCTGTACCTCATTATTTTCATTACAGCTGGTTTCAGTGAAGGCTACGTCCGTGCCGGTGTGATGGTGACGGGCGATGCAGCAGCGACCGCTCAAAATATTGTGGCCTCAGAGGGCCTGTTTCGCCTTGGCTTTGCAGCCGACCTGGTGGCCTTCCTGTGCGATCTGGTGGTGTCCGTGCTGCTGTATCAGTTGCTCAAGCCAGTGAATAAAACCCTCTCACTCACAGCAGCGCTACTTCGCTTGCTGGCTCATCCGGCCATCGCCAGTGTGAACCTGCTCAACCACTACATGGCCCTGCAGCTACTCGATGGCTCCGACTACCTGTCGGTATTCAGCCCTGATCAGCTTAATGCTTTGGCGCTGTTTTTTCTCAATATGCACACGGTTGGCTACCTGATCGCAGGAGCGTTCTTTGGGCTTCATTGTGTATTGCTTGGCTACCTGATCATCAAATCCGATGGCTTTCCAGCCTGGTTGGGGACTATGATCATCATCGCCGCTTTGGGCTACCTAATTAACAGCTTCGGCAATTTTCTGGCTCCGGGACACGAAGAGCTCTTCGATAATATAGTGGTGGGGCCGGCAGTACTGGCAGAAATGTCACTCTGTCTGTGGCTGCTGATCAAGGGTGTGTCAGTCAGAAAGATGACATCGAAGGCCATCGTAGCCTGA